A single window of Streptomyces xanthii DNA harbors:
- a CDS encoding GNAT family N-acetyltransferase, with product MNSSTTTVTTWSLEQTSPADLRPSAPPAGDTLRIVRAEVPSPEFSRFLYASVGGDIKWIDRLGWTYAQWEEQLARPGAETWVAYDRGTPAGYVELDAQDDGAVEIVYFGLIPAFRGRRIGGHLLSYGIARAWDLAERWPERTPTKRVWLHTCSLDGEHAMANYEKRGFRLFRTETAEEPQVVTPGPWPGAFPAV from the coding sequence ATGAACAGCAGCACCACCACCGTCACCACCTGGTCGCTCGAACAGACCTCCCCCGCCGATCTGCGCCCCTCCGCCCCGCCCGCGGGGGACACCCTGCGGATCGTGCGCGCGGAGGTCCCCTCCCCCGAGTTCAGCCGCTTCCTGTACGCCTCCGTGGGCGGCGACATCAAGTGGATCGACCGCCTCGGCTGGACGTACGCACAGTGGGAGGAGCAGCTCGCGCGTCCCGGCGCGGAGACCTGGGTCGCGTACGACCGGGGCACGCCGGCCGGGTACGTGGAGCTGGACGCGCAGGACGACGGCGCCGTGGAGATCGTCTACTTCGGCCTGATCCCGGCCTTCCGCGGCCGCCGGATCGGCGGGCACCTGCTCTCGTACGGGATCGCGCGGGCCTGGGACCTGGCCGAGCGATGGCCCGAGCGGACGCCGACCAAGCGGGTGTGGCTGCACACGTGCAGCCTCGACGGCGAGCACGCGATGGCGAACTACGAGAAGCGCGGCTTCCGCCTCTTCCGGACCGAGACGGCCGAGGAGCCGCAGGTCGTGACGCCCGGCCCGTGGCCCGGCGCCTTCCCGGCGGTCTGA
- a CDS encoding nitrite/sulfite reductase has product MAATPEKPATAAPRRKVSRHRGEGQWAVGHHTPLNGNEQFKKDDDGLNVRTRIETIYSKRGFDSIDPNDLRGRMRWWGLYTQRKPGIDGGKTAVLEPEELDDRYFMLRVRVDGGRLTVAQLRVIGEISEQYARGTADITDRQNIQLHWIRIEDVPAIWEKLEAVGLSTTEACGDCPRVIIGSPVAGIADDEIIDGTPAVDEIHDRYIGNKEFSNLPRKFKTAISGSPVQDVVHEINDVAFVGVEHPEHGPGFDLWVGGGLSTNPRLAERLGTWVPLDEVADVWAGVVGIFRDYGYRRLRNRARLKFLMADWGPEKFRQVLEDEYLERKLIDGPAPAEPSQKWRDHIGVHRQKDGRFYVGFAPRVGRVDGATLTKIAELAGAHGSDRLRTTVEQKMIVLDVAEDQVDSLVAGLEALDFQVKPSPFRRGTMACTGIEFCKLAIVETKGRGAQLIDELERRLPEFDEPLTINLNGCPNACARIQVADIGLKGQLVLDDNGEQVEGYQVHLGGALGLEAGFGRKVRGLKVTSAELPDYIERVLKNFQAEREDGERFATWAARASAEALS; this is encoded by the coding sequence ATGGCTGCCACCCCCGAAAAGCCCGCTACCGCCGCGCCCCGCCGCAAGGTGAGCCGTCACCGCGGCGAGGGCCAGTGGGCCGTGGGCCACCACACGCCGCTCAACGGCAACGAGCAGTTCAAGAAGGACGACGACGGTCTCAATGTGCGGACACGCATTGAGACGATCTACTCCAAGCGCGGTTTCGACTCGATCGACCCCAACGACCTGCGCGGACGCATGCGCTGGTGGGGCCTGTACACCCAGCGCAAGCCCGGCATCGACGGCGGCAAGACGGCCGTCCTGGAGCCGGAGGAGCTGGACGACCGCTACTTCATGCTGCGCGTGCGCGTGGACGGCGGCCGGCTCACCGTGGCGCAGCTGCGCGTCATCGGCGAGATCTCCGAGCAGTACGCGCGCGGCACCGCCGACATCACCGACCGGCAGAACATCCAGCTGCACTGGATCCGGATCGAGGACGTGCCCGCGATCTGGGAGAAGCTGGAGGCCGTGGGCCTGTCCACGACCGAGGCGTGCGGCGACTGCCCCCGCGTGATCATCGGCTCCCCGGTGGCCGGCATCGCCGACGACGAGATCATCGACGGCACGCCCGCCGTGGACGAGATCCACGACCGCTACATCGGCAACAAGGAATTCTCCAACCTGCCGCGCAAGTTCAAGACCGCGATCTCCGGTTCCCCCGTCCAGGACGTGGTCCACGAGATCAACGACGTGGCCTTCGTCGGCGTGGAGCACCCCGAGCACGGGCCCGGCTTCGACCTGTGGGTCGGCGGCGGTCTGTCCACCAACCCCCGGCTCGCGGAGCGTCTGGGCACCTGGGTGCCGCTGGACGAGGTCGCCGACGTCTGGGCCGGCGTGGTCGGCATCTTCCGCGACTACGGCTACCGGCGCCTGCGCAACCGCGCCCGTCTGAAGTTCCTGATGGCCGACTGGGGCCCGGAGAAGTTCCGCCAGGTCCTGGAGGACGAGTACCTGGAGCGCAAGCTGATCGACGGCCCGGCGCCCGCCGAGCCCTCGCAGAAGTGGCGCGACCACATCGGTGTCCACCGGCAGAAGGACGGCCGCTTCTACGTCGGGTTCGCCCCGCGCGTCGGCCGGGTGGACGGCGCCACGCTCACCAAGATCGCCGAGCTGGCCGGCGCGCACGGCTCGGACCGCCTGCGCACCACCGTCGAGCAGAAGATGATCGTCCTCGACGTCGCCGAGGACCAGGTCGACTCGCTCGTCGCGGGCCTCGAGGCGCTGGACTTCCAGGTCAAGCCGTCGCCGTTCCGGCGCGGCACGATGGCCTGCACCGGCATCGAGTTCTGCAAGCTGGCGATCGTCGAGACGAAGGGCCGCGGCGCGCAGCTCATCGACGAACTGGAGCGCCGCCTGCCCGAGTTCGACGAGCCGCTCACCATCAACCTCAACGGCTGCCCGAACGCCTGCGCCCGCATCCAGGTCGCGGACATCGGTCTCAAGGGCCAGCTGGTCCTGGACGACAACGGCGAGCAGGTCGAGGGCTACCAGGTGCACCTCGGCGGCGCGCTCGGCCTGGAGGCCGGCTTCGGCCGCAAGGTGCGCGGCCTGAAGGTCACCTCGGCCGAGCTGCCCGACTACATCGAGCGGGTGCTCAAGAACTTCCAGGCGGAGCGCGAGGACGGCGAACGCTTCGCGACCTGGGCGGCCCGCGCGAGTGCGGAGGCCCTGTCATGA
- a CDS encoding phosphoadenylyl-sulfate reductase, with protein MTTAHITSDTDELKALAEQAGRDLEDASALEILQWATETFGNTFCVTSSMEDAVVAHLASRAMPGVDVVFLDTGYHFEETIGTRDAVEAVMDVNVITLTPRQTVAEQDAEFGPKLHDRDPDLCCAMRKVRPLQEGLAGYTAWATGLRRDESPTRANTPVVGWDEKRRKVKVSPIARWTQDDVDAYVAEHGVLTNPLLTDGYGSVGCAPCTRRLLEGEDARAGRWAGRAKTECGLHG; from the coding sequence ATGACGACAGCTCACATCACCTCGGACACGGACGAGTTGAAGGCGCTCGCCGAACAGGCCGGGCGCGACCTGGAGGACGCCTCGGCCCTGGAGATCCTCCAGTGGGCGACGGAGACCTTCGGGAACACGTTCTGCGTGACCTCGTCCATGGAGGACGCGGTCGTCGCGCACCTGGCCTCGCGGGCGATGCCCGGCGTCGACGTCGTCTTCCTCGACACCGGCTACCACTTCGAGGAGACCATCGGCACCCGCGACGCCGTGGAGGCCGTGATGGACGTCAACGTCATCACGCTCACCCCGCGGCAGACGGTCGCCGAGCAGGACGCCGAGTTCGGCCCGAAGCTGCACGACCGCGACCCCGACCTGTGCTGCGCGATGCGCAAGGTGCGGCCCCTCCAGGAGGGCCTCGCCGGCTACACGGCGTGGGCCACGGGACTGCGCCGCGACGAGTCCCCGACCCGGGCGAACACCCCGGTCGTCGGCTGGGACGAGAAGCGCCGCAAGGTGAAGGTCTCCCCCATCGCCCGCTGGACCCAGGACGACGTCGACGCGTACGTCGCCGAGCACGGCGTGCTCACCAACCCGCTCCTGACGGACGGCTACGGATCCGTGGGCTGCGCCCCGTGCACCCGCCGCCTCCTGGAGGGCGAGGACGCCCGCGCCGGCCGCTGGGCGGGCCGGGCCAAGACCGAGTGCGGACTGCACGGCTGA
- the cysC gene encoding adenylyl-sulfate kinase: MTTAPETLEKQVTGATIWLTGLPSAGKTTIANELAATLRAEGRTVEVLDGDEIREFLSAGLGFSREDRHTNVQRIGFLAELLARNGVLTLVPVIAPYADSREAVRKRHQGAGTAYLEVHVATPLDVCSVRDVKGLYAKQAAGELKGLTGVDDPYEVPESPDLRIESQNQTVQESAAALRALLTERGLAA; the protein is encoded by the coding sequence ATGACGACGGCACCAGAGACTTTGGAGAAGCAAGTGACCGGAGCCACCATCTGGCTCACGGGTCTGCCGAGTGCCGGCAAGACCACGATCGCCAACGAACTGGCCGCGACGCTGCGCGCCGAGGGCCGCACCGTCGAGGTGCTCGACGGCGACGAGATCCGTGAGTTCCTCTCGGCGGGCCTCGGCTTCAGCCGCGAGGACCGGCACACCAACGTGCAGCGCATCGGCTTCCTGGCCGAACTCCTCGCCCGCAACGGCGTGCTGACGCTCGTCCCGGTCATCGCCCCGTACGCGGACAGCCGCGAGGCCGTCCGCAAGCGCCACCAGGGCGCCGGCACCGCCTACCTGGAGGTGCACGTGGCCACACCGCTCGACGTGTGCTCCGTGCGCGATGTGAAGGGCCTGTACGCCAAGCAGGCCGCCGGTGAACTGAAGGGCCTCACCGGGGTCGACGACCCCTACGAGGTGCCCGAGTCGCCCGACCTGCGCATCGAGTCGCAGAACCAGACCGTGCAGGAGTCCGCGGCAGCGCTCCGCGCGCTGCTCACCGAGAGGGGTCTCGCCGCATGA
- the cysD gene encoding sulfate adenylyltransferase subunit CysD has translation MTTVASNVSEETDSPYALTHLDALESEAVHIFREVAGEFERPVILFSGGKDSIVMLHLALKAFAPAAIPFSLLHVDTGHNFSEVIDYRDRVVAEHGLRLHVASVQDYIDRGVLKERPDGVRNPLQTVPLTEKIQQEKFDAVFGGGRRDEEKARAKERVFSLRDEFSQWDPRRQRPELWQLYNGRHAPGEHVRVFPLSNWTELDVWQYIARENIELPQIYYAHERPVFKRSGMWLTAGEWGGPKDDETVETRLVRYRTVGDMSCTGAVDSDATTIEKVIAEIAASRLTERGATRADDKLSEAAMEDRKREGYF, from the coding sequence ATGACGACCGTAGCTTCGAACGTCTCCGAGGAGACGGACAGCCCCTACGCGCTCACCCACCTCGACGCGCTCGAGTCCGAGGCGGTGCACATCTTCCGCGAGGTCGCGGGCGAGTTCGAGCGGCCGGTGATCCTCTTCTCCGGCGGCAAGGACTCGATCGTCATGCTGCACCTGGCGCTGAAGGCGTTCGCCCCCGCGGCGATCCCCTTCTCGCTGCTGCACGTGGACACGGGCCACAACTTCTCCGAGGTCATCGACTACCGCGACCGGGTCGTCGCCGAGCACGGGCTGCGCCTGCACGTCGCCTCGGTGCAGGACTACATCGACCGCGGCGTCCTCAAGGAGCGCCCGGACGGGGTCCGCAACCCCCTGCAGACGGTCCCGCTGACCGAGAAGATCCAGCAGGAGAAGTTCGACGCGGTCTTCGGCGGCGGCCGCCGCGACGAGGAGAAGGCCCGCGCCAAGGAGCGGGTGTTCTCGCTGCGCGACGAGTTCTCCCAGTGGGACCCGCGCCGTCAGCGCCCCGAGCTGTGGCAGCTGTACAACGGCCGCCACGCGCCCGGCGAGCACGTCCGCGTCTTCCCGCTGTCCAACTGGACCGAGCTGGACGTGTGGCAGTACATCGCCCGCGAGAACATCGAGCTCCCGCAGATCTACTACGCGCACGAGCGCCCGGTGTTCAAGCGTTCCGGCATGTGGCTGACCGCCGGCGAGTGGGGCGGCCCGAAGGACGACGAGACGGTCGAGACGCGGCTGGTCCGCTACCGCACCGTCGGCGACATGTCCTGCACCGGCGCCGTCGACTCCGACGCGACGACGATCGAGAAGGTCATCGCCGAGATCGCCGCCTCCCGGCTCACCGAGCGGGGCGCGACCCGCGCCGACGACAAGCTGTCCGAGGCCGCGATGGAAGACCGCAAGCGCGAAGGGTACTTCTAG
- a CDS encoding sulfate adenylyltransferase subunit 1, translated as MSTTTAEELAGLSATTLLRFATAGSVDDGKSTLVGRLLHDSKSVLADQLEAVEHASRSRGAAEPDLALLTDGLRAEREQGITIDVAYRYFATPRRRFILADTPGHVQYTRNMVTGASTADLAVVLVDARNGVIEQTRRHAAVAALLRVPHVVLAVNKMDLVDYEESVFAKIAEEFTAYASDLGVPEITAIPISALAGDNVVEPSANMDWYGGPTVLEHLETVPVSHDLTSCHARLPVQYVIRPQTAEHPDYRGYAGQIAAGTFRVGESVTVLPSGRTSKIAGIDLLGKAVDVAWTPQSVTLLLEDDIDISRGDLIVPSHDAPATSQDVEATVCHVADTPLTVGQRVLLKHTTRTVKAIVKEIPSRLTLDDLSQHPEPGQLVANDIGRVKVRIAEPIALDSYAASRRTGSFLLIDPSDGTTLAAGMAGEAFAAEKELPVADDEGWDF; from the coding sequence ATGAGCACCACCACTGCCGAGGAGCTGGCCGGTCTTTCGGCCACCACCCTGCTGCGTTTCGCGACCGCGGGCTCCGTCGACGACGGCAAGTCCACGCTGGTCGGCAGGCTGCTGCACGACTCCAAGTCGGTCCTCGCCGACCAGCTGGAGGCCGTCGAGCACGCGTCGCGTTCGCGCGGCGCCGCCGAGCCGGACCTCGCGCTGCTCACCGACGGCCTGCGGGCCGAGCGCGAGCAGGGCATCACCATCGACGTCGCCTACCGCTACTTCGCGACCCCGCGCCGCCGCTTCATCCTGGCGGACACCCCGGGCCACGTGCAGTACACGCGGAACATGGTGACCGGCGCCTCCACCGCCGACCTCGCCGTCGTCCTCGTCGACGCCCGCAACGGCGTCATCGAGCAGACCCGCCGGCACGCCGCCGTGGCCGCGCTCCTGCGCGTCCCGCACGTGGTGCTCGCGGTCAACAAGATGGACCTCGTCGACTACGAGGAGTCCGTCTTCGCGAAGATCGCCGAGGAGTTCACCGCGTACGCCTCCGACCTGGGCGTCCCGGAGATCACCGCGATCCCGATCTCGGCGCTCGCCGGTGACAACGTCGTGGAGCCGTCCGCCAACATGGACTGGTACGGCGGCCCCACCGTCCTGGAGCACCTGGAGACGGTGCCGGTCAGCCACGACCTGACGAGCTGCCACGCCCGGCTGCCCGTGCAGTACGTGATCCGGCCGCAGACCGCCGAGCACCCCGACTACCGCGGCTACGCGGGCCAGATCGCCGCGGGCACCTTCCGCGTCGGCGAGTCCGTGACCGTGCTGCCCTCGGGCCGCACGTCGAAGATCGCGGGGATCGACCTGCTGGGCAAGGCCGTCGACGTGGCGTGGACCCCGCAGTCCGTCACCCTCCTCCTGGAGGACGACATCGACATCTCGCGCGGCGACCTGATCGTGCCGAGCCACGACGCCCCGGCCACCTCGCAGGACGTCGAGGCGACCGTGTGCCACGTGGCCGACACCCCGCTGACCGTGGGCCAGCGCGTGCTGCTCAAGCACACCACCCGCACGGTCAAGGCGATCGTCAAGGAGATCCCGTCGCGGCTCACCCTCGACGACCTCTCCCAGCACCCGGAGCCCGGGCAGCTCGTCGCCAACGACATCGGCCGGGTCAAGGTCCGCATCGCCGAGCCGATCGCCCTCGACTCGTACGCGGCCTCGCGCCGCACCGGCTCGTTCCTGCTGATCGACCCCTCCGACGGCACCACGCTCGCGGCCGGTATGGCCGGCGAGGCGTTCGCCGCGGAGAAGGAGCTCCCGGTCGCGGACGACGAGGGCTGGGACTTCTGA
- a CDS encoding aliphatic sulfonate ABC transporter substrate-binding protein — protein MPANFPSPKRRSLLALTVLPLLALTATACGYGSEADSAKENVAAKGKALSADTVKIGYFGNLTHGTALVGRQQGLFQKELKGTQAKYATFNAGPAEIEALNAGSIDIGWIGPSPAINGFTKSQGKSLRIIGGSASGGVKLVVNPKKIKSLKDVKGKRIATPQLGNTQDVAFLNWAAEQGWKVDANSGKGDVSVIRTDNKITPDAFKSGSVDGAWVPEPTASKLVAEGGKVLLDEADLWPGKKFVITNIIVSQKFLKEHPDVVEAVLRGSVKTNKWITANPDEAKAAANKQLEQDSGKALPAEILDPAWKSIAFTDDPLAATLDSEAAHAVKAGLLEKPDLSGIYDLKPLNKVLAAEGGTKVDDAGLGVK, from the coding sequence GTGCCTGCCAACTTCCCTTCCCCGAAGCGACGTTCGCTGCTCGCCCTGACCGTCCTGCCCCTGCTCGCGCTGACCGCGACGGCCTGCGGCTACGGGTCCGAGGCCGACAGCGCCAAGGAGAACGTCGCCGCGAAGGGCAAGGCCCTGTCCGCCGACACCGTCAAGATCGGCTACTTCGGGAACCTGACCCACGGCACCGCGCTCGTCGGCCGCCAGCAGGGCCTCTTCCAGAAGGAGCTGAAGGGGACGCAGGCGAAGTACGCGACCTTCAACGCGGGCCCGGCCGAGATCGAGGCGCTGAACGCCGGCTCCATCGACATCGGCTGGATCGGCCCCTCCCCCGCCATCAACGGCTTCACCAAATCGCAGGGCAAGTCGCTGCGCATCATCGGCGGTTCGGCGTCCGGCGGCGTGAAGCTGGTCGTGAACCCGAAGAAGATCAAGTCGCTGAAGGACGTCAAGGGCAAGCGGATCGCCACGCCTCAGCTCGGCAACACCCAGGACGTCGCGTTCCTGAACTGGGCCGCCGAGCAGGGCTGGAAGGTCGACGCCAACTCCGGCAAGGGTGACGTGTCCGTGATCCGCACGGACAACAAGATCACCCCGGACGCCTTCAAGTCCGGCTCCGTCGACGGCGCGTGGGTCCCCGAGCCGACCGCCTCGAAGCTGGTCGCCGAGGGCGGCAAGGTGCTCCTCGACGAGGCCGACCTGTGGCCCGGCAAGAAGTTCGTGATCACGAACATCATCGTGTCGCAGAAGTTCCTGAAGGAGCACCCGGACGTCGTCGAGGCGGTGCTGCGCGGCTCCGTGAAGACGAACAAGTGGATCACCGCGAACCCGGACGAGGCGAAGGCGGCGGCCAACAAGCAGCTGGAGCAGGACTCCGGCAAGGCGCTGCCCGCCGAGATCCTCGACCCGGCGTGGAAGTCCATCGCGTTCACGGACGACCCGCTGGCCGCGACGCTCGACTCCGAGGCGGCGCACGCGGTGAAGGCCGGCCTGCTGGAGAAGCCCGACCTGTCCGGGATCTACGACCTGAAGCCGCTCAACAAGGTCCTCGCGGCCGAGGGCGGCACCAAGGTCGACGACGCCGGTCTCGGCGTCAAGTAG
- a CDS encoding ABC transporter ATP-binding protein, translating into MATILAKAADSAAVADGKATRIEHVSKSFATPAGPQLVLDDISLDVAPGEFVTLLGASGCGKSTLLNLVAGLDAPSAGSIATDGRPALMFQEHALFPWLTAGKNIELALKLRGVPKNERRDRAEELLELVRLQGAYGKRVHELSGGMRQRVALARALAQDARLLLMDEPFAALDAITRDVLHGELTRIWEETHLSVLFVTHNVREAVRLAQRVVLLSSRPGRIAREWTVDIPQPRRIEDPEVAELSVEITEQLRGEIRRHGKD; encoded by the coding sequence ATGGCGACCATCCTCGCCAAGGCTGCCGACTCCGCCGCGGTGGCGGACGGCAAGGCGACCCGGATCGAGCACGTCTCGAAGTCCTTCGCCACACCCGCCGGCCCGCAGCTCGTCCTGGACGACATCAGCCTCGATGTCGCTCCGGGCGAGTTCGTCACCCTCCTGGGTGCCTCGGGCTGCGGCAAGTCGACGCTGCTCAACCTGGTCGCGGGGCTCGACGCCCCGTCGGCCGGCTCCATCGCGACGGACGGGCGGCCCGCCCTGATGTTCCAGGAGCACGCCCTGTTCCCGTGGCTGACCGCGGGCAAGAACATCGAGCTCGCCCTGAAGCTGCGGGGCGTGCCGAAGAACGAACGGCGCGACCGCGCCGAGGAGCTGCTCGAGCTGGTCCGGCTGCAGGGCGCGTACGGCAAGCGGGTCCACGAGCTGTCCGGCGGCATGCGCCAGCGGGTGGCGCTGGCGCGGGCGCTCGCGCAGGACGCGCGGCTGCTCCTGATGGACGAGCCGTTCGCGGCGCTCGACGCGATCACCCGGGACGTGCTGCACGGCGAGCTGACCCGGATCTGGGAGGAGACCCACCTCTCGGTCCTGTTTGTCACGCACAACGTGCGCGAGGCGGTGCGGCTCGCGCAGCGCGTGGTGCTGCTGTCCTCGCGGCCGGGCCGGATCGCCCGCGAGTGGACGGTCGACATCCCGCAGCCGCGGCGCATCGAGGACCCCGAGGTCGCCGAGCTCTCCGTCGAGATCACCGAACAACTGCGTGGGGAGATCCGCCGCCATGGCAAGGACTGA
- a CDS encoding ABC transporter permease, whose amino-acid sequence MARTEPTATATVEPADAVAAKDDLAGLEAGLDALETVQSGRTPFSKTFREKIFPPLTAVVLVILLWQGLVSFGVVDDPTKLPPPSAVWDEVQTAWLKGELLGYIWTSVSRGLLGFFFALLIGTPLGLLVARVKFVRAAIGPVLSGLQSLPSVAWVPPAVLWLGLDNSMMYAVILLGAVPSIANGLVSGVDQVPPLFLRAGRTLGATGVRGLWHVVLPAALPGYLAGLKQGWAFSWRSLMAAEIIANSPDLGVGLGQLLENGRTASSMPMVFLAILLILIVGIVIDLLIFSPLERRVLRGRGLLVRS is encoded by the coding sequence ATGGCAAGGACTGAACCGACGGCCACCGCCACGGTGGAGCCCGCCGACGCGGTCGCCGCGAAGGACGACCTCGCGGGTCTGGAGGCGGGCCTGGACGCACTGGAGACGGTCCAGTCCGGGCGCACCCCGTTCTCGAAGACGTTCCGCGAGAAGATCTTCCCGCCGCTCACGGCGGTCGTGCTGGTGATCCTGCTGTGGCAGGGCCTGGTCTCGTTCGGCGTGGTCGACGACCCGACGAAGCTGCCGCCGCCGTCGGCGGTCTGGGACGAGGTCCAGACCGCGTGGCTGAAGGGCGAACTGCTCGGCTACATCTGGACGAGCGTCTCGCGCGGCCTGCTCGGCTTCTTCTTCGCGCTGCTCATCGGCACCCCGCTGGGGCTGCTCGTGGCGCGCGTGAAGTTCGTGCGCGCCGCGATCGGCCCGGTCCTGTCGGGCCTCCAGTCGCTGCCGTCGGTGGCGTGGGTGCCGCCGGCCGTGCTCTGGCTGGGCCTGGACAACTCGATGATGTACGCGGTGATCCTGCTCGGCGCGGTCCCGTCGATCGCGAACGGTCTGGTCTCCGGCGTCGACCAGGTGCCGCCGCTGTTCCTGCGGGCGGGCCGCACGCTCGGCGCGACCGGCGTGCGCGGGCTGTGGCACGTGGTGCTCCCCGCGGCGCTGCCCGGCTACCTGGCCGGTCTGAAGCAGGGCTGGGCGTTCTCGTGGCGTTCGCTGATGGCCGCCGAGATCATCGCGAACTCGCCGGACCTGGGCGTGGGCCTCGGCCAGCTCCTGGAGAACGGGCGCACGGCCAGCTCCATGCCGATGGTCTTCCTCGCCATCCTCCTCATCCTGATCGTCGGCATCGTCATCGACCTGCTGATCTTCAGCCCG